TACTTGACCATCAAGTTGATTGTTACTAACATCTATTTCTTGAAGGTTGGGCAGTTGCGTAAGTTCCTGTGGTATAGTACCCGTGAGATTATTATTGTCAAGTCTCAATGTTTGCAAGAAGGTAATCAGAGAATAATTTGTAGAGATCGTACCCCTCAGACCCAGCCTCCGAAAGATGACAACGGTAATGTTTCCTCCATGACACACAATTCCCTTCCAGTTATTACAAGGATCATTCCCTTTCCAACTCTCTGCAAAAACAGTAGGATAACCCATGTCTTTGACGACCGAAAGCAAAATATTGACACGAGCATCGCAATCAACACCCGGCTTATCACTGCAAAAACTATTTTGCGATGTCATATCCACCTGAATCCCATCGCCAAACTTGGGCATTGGTCCTTGAAGCAGATTGTTGGTCAAATTAACAGAAGTAAGGGATTTAAGATTCAACAAAGACGCCGGAACAACGCCGGTGAGCTTGTTATCCCTCAAACTCAGAGTGGTCAAGCTACCTAATTTCAACAAGTCCGGTATTGGACCGGTGAAAAAATTACCATGTAACCAAACTTCACGCAGAGAAGTCATGTTCTGTAACACATCAATAGTACCATTAAGCCTATTGGTGCCCTGTTGGCCGTTCAACCAGAGGGACTGAATACTCGAACTCGAAAAACTAGCAGGCAATTCGCCTTCAAGGTAATTGAAAGCCAAATGCAGTTCAGTCAAACCTGGGAAATTGGAACCGGTGAAGATATCGGGGATTCTTCCGGTGATGTTGGTCTCGGTTGTGGAGAATTCCCTCAGCGCTGTGGCGTCTTTGAGAGTGTCCGGAATCTGCCACGCCGTGAAGGGGTTGTGGTCGATGTTGATGCTGTCAAGAGAGGTGAGTCCGGTGAAGAAATCGGAAGGGAAGGACGAGAAGTTGTTGTCGTGGGCGAGGAGGACCTGAAGCGGTTGCAGCCCGGAGAGGCTCGGAAAAGGTCCCGTGAGTTGGTTGTTCTGAACCTCGAGTTGCTGCAAATTTGAAAGCTTTTGAATTTCCGGCGGAAGCGTGCCGGTGAGTTTCTGATTACCCAATTGGATTTTGAAAACCTTGCCGTCCTTGGTGCAACTGACTTGTCCCCAGTTGCAGTAATCGGTGCCGGACCACCCGAGACTGTTGGGGCCGATGCTTTTGCTGAGTGCTTCCATGGCCGCTCCGTCGTCGCCGCCGGGGGACTGGGAGTGTGCTGATGGTGAGTAGAGCGAAAAGAACAAAAGCAGCACACCAGGGAAACAACCCCAGAAACCCAGATGGGGGTCCTTCATCTTTCCCGGGAAAATCAGCCCAAAAGTgtagagaaaatgaaaaaggcAGAGGCTTTAACAGAGAAAGAAACGCAGAATAATGCAGGAATAATGGGCGGAGGAAGTGGGCGGAGAATCTGAGAATTGGGCGGAAaataggaagaagaaaaaggtgaaCGTTTTGAATGATAATTTGATTTACGTGGgaatttatctctctctctctttctgttttcgatttaaaaaattaaagggAATAAATGGAAAAGGAAAGAGAAGTATTGGTCGGCTTTTGTTACAAATTTCTTGCTTTCGTTTCAAGTAATGTTATTcgtatcatatttttatattatattttcatatcatcttAGATAGTATTTGATGTAGATAACCACaacatttgaattaattagatttttaaatttacttcattatttaataaactaataattaagcaaaactagttaattaaatgatgattatggtatacgatgagtctttctcctttctttccttgggttttgcaaatttttcaaatgatgtggttgtccacattaaatgtcacctaagatggtatagaAATATGATATGAACAACATTACTTTTTGATTTTATACTGCACGTATTGCCTGTTTGGAGTTCTCGTATAGTGGACAATCGATATGAGCTTTGCTGTCTTCCATCTCACTATTTGTTTGGTATTATTCCATCTCAATTTTCTGATACGCACAATAATTTATATGACATGAGTACATCGTTGTCGTTTTATTTTGTGCTAATATACAATGGTATGTGTTAGTTTTTAAGTTTGTGATGTTGTATGATTGACACAAATCAAGTGACGGTGTATTTGTGTTagtaaactattattttgtaTAGGTATGGCGAGTTGGTTGAGTagtgtcaatttcattttttgtcaatgttcatttttacttctcgtGAAtttaaatagtttaaaatatcgtGTTGTTCAGAAATACGATCATGATTTGTGATCTgcaagagtaatgttatttggAATTAAATCCTAGTGGATTTGTTAATTGACAAATACGTGGTGTGAATGATATCAAAGTAAAATAAGGATGATTTGGATTTTGGAGTAAATAATTGTGCCATTTTTTTGGCCTTTTCTATCTGTAATCTTTGTATTTGTGTACCGAGTACGGATCAACCCTTTTATGAGAAATCGGCATTAAACGGGGACTGAAATTTCTAATTACCTTAATTAATTTCCTTAATGCTGAACAAGTttcttaataattatttttaattcatggaGGGTCAACTCTTGGACGACCCAAAGATTAAAATAAGAAGGTCCATTGGGCCCAAATCTCCAAATGATCTTTTGCATGGCCTCCATTGGACACTACTGACAGAaggtagaatttttttttttttttaatttcccccttcaatttttttttactattttttgcACAAAGATTCAACCTTCCAAATTTCAAGCgctagaagaaaaataatatagcAATTTGCAGCAAATTCATTTGTTCAATATTATTCGTCCATATCTGGTTCATAATCCAGCAATTTTGGTAAATCATGTAACATTATAGCTAATGCTataatttgtagatttttcatgttgaaaaatgaaaagttaaaaaaaatttcaataatttgtAAGGAGTTAGATTACTCTTcttattgtcaattgattttaaggtagaattttaaatacttttaagGTGTTACAATTTACAACAGATTTTCAACATTACAAATAGAGCCTCAGGGCCTCTACTATATATGCCTTGATGCCTGATATTTTcaacattacaaaaaaaaaaaaaaaaacaacaaagctAATTGGGTACGTTGCTCCAATGATCAATAAATTATCTAAAGTGAACATACTCAAATAAACAACTCAAGTAAACCTCTACACGACTATCACAAACGCAACGAAAATAAATTTGTCACATGAATAATTGACGCAATAAATTCGTATCTACAACTATAACTAGTCTATCGCCGAATAAAGAGGCCATACAGAAAAAAGACTACATAAAATCATCATTGAGATGCTAGACCGCTAGCATCGTCGCTCGAGTGCGAAGACCCTATCTAACCATTGGAATATCGCGACAACATTCGGTTGTGTCGGGTCGGGTGCATAAACGACTTTGTGATAGAGATGTATTTGTATTTTGGTCAAGTAGATGGCGTTCAACAAGACAACGTCGAATGCTTCTGTTGTGTGGACCATCCAAAGGTGGGACATTGGTGAAACACATAGCATGGGTCCTACTTTTGTTCCCTTTCGCCACTTGGCACCATACAGAAATTGATATTCTGGTAAAAgccaatattatatatttatttattataatataaCGCTAATACTTGAAGTCTGTTGAAAACTTCAACTTGGCAAATCTTACATATAAATTGTGTGTACGCCACATAAAATATTTGCGTTGGTTTTTCCAATTGAAAACACTATATATTGAATTGCCAAACTTAGAAAATCACTCAACCCCATTTAACCCAAATGATTGCTCATGCGTGTCTATTCTGGTTGACGTGAACCTAGTTCAATCGGCTTGAGTAGTGTGTATCATGCTCTTCCTTATAGGTTAAATATTTACGACATAGAGATCAGATGTCGATGACATACTAAACATTGACAATTTAACAATTtgagattttaaaatttaattatttcagATATTTTCTCTAATTAAATCATTCAAGAGAATCTTTGAGAGGGTGTCGGCATAAGCCCAATTGAAATTCTTACAAGCCCTCAAGTCCAAAATAATGAAAAGTCTATATGCCCAATGAGAAATCCTGCAGCAATGCAGTGCCTTCAAAAACaccaaaacagaagaaaaaaaacaaggacGCGGCCAGCGTACATGCATTTACTTAACTCATTTACCATCTAACAATCTAATATGATCGAACATGATATTCTCTCTTTCTGATTACATATCTGAGCGCTAGACGGTGAATATATTAAGTAAATGCATGTGTACCGCTGCCGGACCCGAAAAACAAAGGCGTTTTTGAAACCTCTTTCCTCATAAGAAAGATTCAAACAAGGcatacaaaattataacatttaCACATTTTGCTCCTCCCCCTTTTCTAAGGATCACCCTACTATACATACAAAGTGGGATATGGAGGTTTGCATTAGTATACATGTACGTGGATACCGAATCAGAGTTAAAAATTTGGTTAGAAATGATTCCTCGAACCTGCATTCAAGCCATTAAGAATCATGAAAGTTCTAGGACCAACTCTCAGCGTTCTCTCCGGGAATATCAAAAAATTGCTTGTAACATCCGACCAACGAAGATGTCTACAGGTTTTGGGTTTGAAGATTCTTGTTATGAGTCACTGCTTGTTTAAGTTTTGAAGAACTTGGCCACTGCTTGATAGAGATTCTCTTCCTCGAAGGGCTTTGAGACGTACCCATCCATCCCACACTTCAGGCACTCATCATAGGTGGCATGAATAACATCCGCCGTCATAGCTAATACAGGCAAATGCCAGTCACCCTTACTTGTTAGTCCTTCAAATCCTCCAATCTCAACATTTGCCTTGCTCTCCATCTGCCGGATTCTGCGAGTTGCCTCAAACCTGCAATCAAAAGTCGCATTTATAAATAACAATTCCAATTTGGTCAAGCACAATGGCTAGCCAATGCGTTTCTCACTTCCTAAGAAAGAGTTTGAGAGACTTTTGCTAAAAAAACATAACGAACGGGAAAGCATCAAAATAAGGGCATTTCGAATCTAGAATGTAATAACTGAAACACCGAAACATACCCATCCATTTCAGGCATTTGAATATCCATGAAGCAAGCATCAAAATTGTGCGGTAATTGAAGCAACGCCAATGCAGCTTTGCCACTATCAACACACTCTACATTAGCTCCAAACTTCTTTAGTGCACCTGCAGCAACTCTCCTGTTTACCAAATTGTCATCAACCACCAAAATATTCTTCCCACAGAGCAGACTTTGGAGAACGTTAGATCCATGCAGCACCACTCTCCCTGGTTGCCCCTTCTTTCCTATGCCCAGGACCTCTTGAAGACACGCAGCCACCATACTAGCCCTCAAAGGTTTCATGATTACAGTATCCGCAAAACCTGCTGCCCTTACATTATCAGATTCAGCTTGACTAAGATTTTTGGTTGCAAGAAGAATCATTTTTGGCAGCTTAAACGCATGACCGTTCTGTTTCCAGTCCAATTTCTGCGCATTAAGATCATGTTCTTCACCAGAAATCCATGAATCCTTCTCAACTAGAACTATATCTGGCTGGATAGTATTCCTGTCATATATAACGAAGTAGTTCAATTCAGCTAATCACATCCTACTTATTTCTAAGTCTACCCTTTTTTTGGTTTTCCAGTCCACCTTTTCATTGGCAGTTAATAAAGATAACATTGAATCGTCAtattgttttagttttagtgCAGTAAATATTGAACCCCTTAAAAACTTTAAAGACATAGCAAGAGTAAACGTACCCGGATGCCACAGAACCATTTCTTCCACATGAAGCAACGGCCATCTTGATGCTGCTCGCAACTTCCACAAGGATTCCAAGTCTCTTCAAGTGGTATTTGGTTACAGCAGCTCTCACAAGTTTTCTATCAACTACTATTGCTCGCAATCCTCTCAAACTAGAAGGTAGATCCTCAGGATTAGGTTTTTTCATGTCACTAAATGCGTTTTTCTTGCACCTCCTAAAATTAGCTGTGAAAGAAAATGTACTTCCAACATGTGGTCGACTTACGAATTTTATCTGACCACCCATCAGTTCAACCAGACACTTACTGATACTCAAGCCAATACCAGTTCCTCCATAATGTCTAGAAGTTGAACTGTCTGCCTGCATGAAGGGCATAAAAACACGTTCCTGCGCACCTACTGGTATACCAATCCCCGTATCCTCCACAGAAACCATCAACGTGACCTTCTCAGAAGCTTCATCAACATCAGCTCTGTATTCTTCATCAGATACCAGATGCTTAAACATATCCCAACTATTCCAGTCATTAGCTGCTTCACACCCACTTAAAGTTTTAAACTGATGGCCATCGGATGTCAGCACACCTTCATCTGGTCCTCCATTCAAGTAAGTCTCTGACTTCCCATTTATCATCACCTTTGAGGGCTCAGCTAGATGGACTTTGACAAATATATGTCCTCGTTCAGTGAACTGCCAAATGTATAGCACAAACGTAAGTTTTCTATGATCACTAACCTGAGCAGGACAAACCGAAGATTTTATTGAATCCTATTACTGCCTGTTGCTAATAAAGAATGAAAACTTCCACTTACTTTAATAGAGTTACCCACTAGATTTGTAATTATCTGTCTGAATCTCCCTGGATCTCCCATAAAAATTTCTGGGACTTTACCGGAAACAAATACTGCCAGCTTCACATCCCAAATTTAAATCGGAATTAGGAGATTTGCAGATGTAACATGATACTATTAGTTATGACAGTTCAAATTCACAATTTAAGAAGtatcaccatcaccaccacacaATTTAAGAACTACAAAAACATTGCAGTAACTCTGAGCTGAAGTCATTGAGGCTTACCTCTATACCCTTATTTCTAgttttttcagaaaataaagaCAGGACATCATCTAGTATGGATCGAATACCAAATGGAACTTCTTCCAGCTCTAACTTGCCAGCGTCAATCTTTGCACGGTCAAGCACCTCGTTAATTAATGTTATCAACGCCTTTCCACAAGCTTGAGCAGTTCGAGCATAATCCATCTGGGTCGAACTTAAAGCTGTATCTAAAAGCAAGGCAAGCATTCCTGCAATCATAGAAAAATAAAGATTGTACCTCCTACAAGAGTGCATTTTCGGACTGATAAATAATGTAATTCTgaaaataaaatcttaaaaaTAGGGAGATCTGTTAGCATACCTAGGATTCCGTTCATGGGCGTTCTTATTTCATGAGAAACAGTAGCAAGAAACTTGCACAAAAAAAGAAGGCAACATATCAAAAAACATGCCATTGAGGAATGAGCAATGTTTGGGGAATGTTGAAAACAGTACCTGGGACTTGGCAACATCAGCAGCTTCTGCTCGAACTTTTAGTTCCTCCATTTCACGGAAATCATCCTCAACCTTAACAATGTGCATTGCTGCTCCATATAAGATATAGCCAACCAATAAACCAATCACAAAGAACAAGAATGCAGTGTTAACCGCTGTCCATGACGTAGGTGCCGTCTGATGATATCTGCTCAAGAAACCAAGTATGTGTTTTAGCACGACATAACCACTCAATTATTCCTTGTATCATTAGTTATTGAATGGTTGCCCTTACCTACATATCATCTGATGCCTTCGGAATGGATCTCCAAAATCCAGCTTGCTTTCATGCAGAAGAGATGTGTCACCATCTTGATATTGGTGACCATACATGATTAGGGGATCAGAAGTGTTTGTAACATCATACACATAAACCTGAATGACTTGATTCCCAGCAAGTTGTCCAAGCAAATTCTCCACTAGGGACTCAACATCAAAGGCACCACCAAGGTACCTGCATTTTATACAGAATCAAATGCACCACCCCATAGGTTGCTAACTTCTGTGGCAGATGCACATGGAACCAGTGAAAGTATATGCAGGTAATAACAACAGCATGCAAAAAGCATCTGAAGAGCGTTTTCATAGTTCTATAGTTGTATGCCGACTTACCCAACGGCCGCCTGGATGCGCTGCTCCACAGTTGGGTTTGGAGGGAGCTTCGATTTGTAAACGGGGAAAGTCAATACAACACCAAGATGATGAGAACCCAGCAGCCTAAATGGACTTGTTAGAACAGCTTTTCCAGTAGCTCTGGCCCTCAAAATGTTTTCTCTGTCCTCCTGCATCATGTAGTGGAAAAATTATAGGTTAAACGAAACGCCTAACGAATGCTCCAATTAATGCCATGGAGTTCAACAAGATAAGCAAAGTGAAAGTAAACAATCCTTTCATTACCTCCCCAGACATCATATCAAGTGACTCGATGTAAGAGACGGTTTCCTGGGAAAAAATTACAGGCGCATACTCATCTCGGATGGGCGATGGTTCCCTCTCCATCGTCTTTATTGTCCAACCATGTTGGTTTTCAAACTTTTCCCTATCCGAATCAAGCACTCTTTGTGCATAAGCCACCCCACTTAAAAGAGGCCTCTCGAAGGCGGTTCTGGCAGTGTATTCAGCAAATGTTTCCTGCATTTtccccaaaaaaacaaaacccaaatgaCAAACCAGCATTACCACATTCAACCATCATAAAAATAGAGAAACTACTTGTCTTATATCAACCAAATTGTACAATTAGTAAAAGATATTATAGCAAAAAAAGGGTTTTGATcaaaattaaagaataaaaCATACCTGATCAATTGCTGAAGGGTTCTTGTAGTAATGGAAGGTGGAAACAAGGATTGCAAGGGCATGCACATGATTAACACTAACACTGAACTGATCCTGCAGCATTCTTGCCCTCTGATCACACATGCTACCAAGAAGTTCTACCCTTCTCACTTTGTTATCAGCATCCATGTATCTGTAGGTTAACCAGCCCAAGAGAAGCATCACACCAACCCAAAGAAGGAAAAGTTTTGGGAACCAAGCCCTGAGAGCCTGCACAAAGGTGTAGCCTTTTTTGGCCC
This Pyrus communis chromosome 6, drPyrComm1.1, whole genome shotgun sequence DNA region includes the following protein-coding sequences:
- the LOC137736866 gene encoding histidine kinase 4-like, giving the protein MGKEETRRKIKEIGLMLMAGKMKSHHSVAVRLNEQLGAKKGYTFVQALRAWFPKLFLLWVGVMLLLGWLTYRYMDADNKVRRVELLGSMCDQRARMLQDQFSVSVNHVHALAILVSTFHYYKNPSAIDQETFAEYTARTAFERPLLSGVAYAQRVLDSDREKFENQHGWTIKTMEREPSPIRDEYAPVIFSQETVSYIESLDMMSGEEDRENILRARATGKAVLTSPFRLLGSHHLGVVLTFPVYKSKLPPNPTVEQRIQAAVGYLGGAFDVESLVENLLGQLAGNQVIQVYVYDVTNTSDPLIMYGHQYQDGDTSLLHESKLDFGDPFRRHQMICRYHQTAPTSWTAVNTAFLFFVIGLLVGYILYGAAMHIVKVEDDFREMEELKVRAEAADVAKSQFLATVSHEIRTPMNGILGMLALLLDTALSSTQMDYARTAQACGKALITLINEVLDRAKIDAGKLELEEVPFGIRSILDDVLSLFSEKTRNKGIELAVFVSGKVPEIFMGDPGRFRQIITNLVGNSIKFTERGHIFVKVHLAEPSKVMINGKSETYLNGGPDEGVLTSDGHQFKTLSGCEAANDWNSWDMFKHLVSDEEYRADVDEASEKVTLMVSVEDTGIGIPVGAQERVFMPFMQADSSTSRHYGGTGIGLSISKCLVELMGGQIKFVSRPHVGSTFSFTANFRRCKKNAFSDMKKPNPEDLPSSLRGLRAIVVDRKLVRAAVTKYHLKRLGILVEVASSIKMAVASCGRNGSVASGNTIQPDIVLVEKDSWISGEEHDLNAQKLDWKQNGHAFKLPKMILLATKNLSQAESDNVRAAGFADTVIMKPLRASMVAACLQEVLGIGKKGQPGRVVLHGSNVLQSLLCGKNILVVDDNLVNRRVAAGALKKFGANVECVDSGKAALALLQLPHNFDACFMDIQMPEMDGFEATRRIRQMESKANVEIGGFEGLTSKGDWHLPVLAMTADVIHATYDECLKCGMDGYVSKPFEEENLYQAVAKFFKT